One Kwoniella pini CBS 10737 chromosome 10, complete sequence genomic region harbors:
- a CDS encoding PHD finger-like domain-containing protein 5A translates to MCRRQPGIAIGRMCEKCDGKCPICDSYVRPMTIVRICDECSFGTAAGKCIICSSPAISDAYYCTECTRLEKDRDGCPRIINMGASRVDAFYERKKLGLEKGGGFKKG, encoded by the exons ATGTGTCGTAGACAACCTGGTATAG cTATTGGTAGAATGTGTGAAAAATGTGATGGTAAATG TCCAATTTGTGATTCATACGTACGACCTATGACTATAGTTAGAATATGCGATGAATGTTCAT TTGGTACAGCAGCTGGAAAATGTATAATATGTTCTTCACCTGCAATTTCAGATGCATATTATTGTACAGAATGTACAAGattagaaaaagatagAGATGGTTGTCCTAGAATTATAAAT ATGGGAGCAAGTAGAGTAGATGCATTTtatgaaagaaagaaattagg ATTGGAAAAAGGTGGTGGATTTAAAAAAGgataa